The following are encoded together in the Mesoplodon densirostris isolate mMesDen1 chromosome 2, mMesDen1 primary haplotype, whole genome shotgun sequence genome:
- the LOC132483761 gene encoding LOW QUALITY PROTEIN: proteasome activator complex subunit 3-like (The sequence of the model RefSeq protein was modified relative to this genomic sequence to represent the inferred CDS: inserted 1 base in 1 codon) has protein sequence MRSAAGESVGGGIGDLRREEQLKFNDVLESGFPPARPVGRGGAAQITRSSWVPRHVVFGALASRHSKPRLVPRSLSPGLLARAPSGGRGQHVAPAFSARRAAGTSGTSFRPGRAWSVGSWWWRRKRKPILRRREKLRPCLPQHSTPLEVIASPLKLEQDVQGKVDSFRARIAQEAEDLVSTFFPQKLSELDSWVQELHLQDLSRIRLVPAPETPVAPDTEGDGPNRDPLPLQTQSSIKVLAMPGGEGQLLRSNQQLVELIQPVKPEIELLREECNTVRMWVQLLLPRAEDGNNFGVSIQEDTADQLQTVESTAASYLHRFSTYYNTQAKLVSKIVKYPRXEDYRRTVAEVKENEYQSVCQILLHVQNQYATLHDVIVKNIEKIRTPRSTNTDNLYRGPFSTLLSFSSWLSCSGS, from the exons CTTAAGTTTAACGATGTTCTTGAAAGTGGCTTCCCGCCAGCAAGGCCAGTAGGTAGGGGAGGCGCAGCTCAGATAACTAGATCCAGCTGGGTCCCCCGACACGTGGTCTTTGGTGCTCTAGCGTCTAGGCACTCCAAGCCTAGGCTGGTCCCACGAAGCCTGTCTCCCGGCCTCTTGGCCAGGGCGCCGTCCGGAGGGCGTGGTCAGCATGTGGCTCCCGCTTTCTCCGCGCGCCGGGCCGCGGGGACCTCCGGGACGTCTTTTCGCCCTGGCAGGGCCTGGTCTGTTGGGAGTTGGTGGTGGCGGCGGAAGCGCAAACCCATCCTGCGGAGGAGGGAGAAACTCAGGCCATGCCTCCCCCAACACTCAACGCCCCTGGAGGTCATAGCTTCCCCGCTGAAGCTAGAGCAGGACGTGCAGGGGAAAGTAGATTCATTTCGGGCCCGCATTGCCCAGGAGGCCGAGGATCTGGTGTCCACCTTCTTCCCTCAGAAGCTGTCAGAGCTGGATAGTTGGGTTCAGGAGCTCCACCTGCAAGACCTATCCAGAATACGTTTGGTGCCAGCCCCAGAGACCCCCGTCGCCCCAGACACTGAGGGGGATGGGCCCAACCGGGATCCGCTGCCTCTGCAGACCCAGTCCTCCATCAAAGTACTAGCAATGCCAGGCGGCGAGGGGCAGCTTCTGCGAAGCAACCAGCAACTGGTGGAGCTGATTCAGCCCGTAAAACCCGAGATCGAGCTGCTGAGAGAGGAATGCAATACCGTGCGGATGTGGGTGCAGCTGCTCCTCCCAAGGGCGGAGGACGGCAACAACTTCGGAGTGTCTATCCAGGAAGACACCGCGGACCAGCTGCAGACCGTGGAGAGCACAGCAGCCTCCTATCTACACCGCTTCTCCACCTATTACAACACCCAGGCCAAGTTGGTATCCAAGATAGTGAAATACCCCC GGGAAGATTATCGCCGCACTGTAGCCGAGGTCAAGGAAAACGAGTACCAGAGTGTGTGCCAGATCCTGCTCCACGTACAGAACCAGTATGCCACCTTGCATGATGTAATCGTCAAAAACATTGAGAAGATCAGGACCCCTCGGAGCACCAACACTGACAACCTATACCGAGGACCTTTCTCCACCCTGCTTTCCTTCAGCAGTTGGCTGAGCTGTTCAGGCAGCTAG